In Deltaproteobacteria bacterium HGW-Deltaproteobacteria-18, a single genomic region encodes these proteins:
- a CDS encoding ferredoxin: protein MNMVEVALNQPCCSGCLACVELAPEIFAYDEDAHVAMILQNPCEEDLARKVVSYCPDDCIEIIE from the coding sequence ATGAACATGGTCGAAGTGGCCCTGAACCAGCCCTGCTGTTCCGGATGCCTGGCCTGCGTTGAGCTGGCGCCGGAGATTTTCGCCTACGACGAAGACGCCCACGTGGCCATGATCCTGCAAAACCCCTGCGAAGAGGATCTGGCCCGCAAGGTCGTGTCCTACTGTCCGGACGACTGCATCGAGATCATCGAGTAG
- a CDS encoding plasmid maintenance system killer codes for MIVSFACKETDKLFRERTSRKIPPDIQRVSLRKLLQLHAAVELNFLRVPPGNRLESLSGDRSGQHSIRINEQWRICFIWRDGNAHDVEIVDYH; via the coding sequence ATGATCGTATCATTTGCATGCAAGGAAACCGATAAACTCTTCCGTGAGCGAACCTCGCGAAAAATTCCCCCTGACATTCAGCGGGTTTCCCTTCGCAAGCTTCTGCAACTTCATGCGGCTGTTGAACTGAACTTTCTTCGCGTGCCTCCGGGCAACCGACTCGAAAGCCTGTCAGGAGACCGGTCTGGACAACACAGCATACGTATCAATGAACAATGGCGCATCTGTTTCATATGGCGGGACGGCAATGCGCATGATGTCGAAATCGTGGATTATCATTAA
- a CDS encoding aspartate aminotransferase, whose amino-acid sequence MNECRINPCCQDLSSFKVMDVLERACALEKQGRDIVHLQIGEPDFDTPECVKDAACKAIRDGRCQYTHSLGIIELREAICAHYHAKYGVEVHPDQVLVTSGTSPSMLLAFSLLLQPGDRVLLSDPSYACYPNFIRFTGAVADFVPVREEDGFQFRVDQVKARMADDVRGILVNSPSNPTGTLVSPEVYCGLAELGVPLFSDEIYHGLVYEGQEHTALEFTDNCFVFNGFSKLYAMTGWRLGYVIAPKGYMKRLQTMQQNFFLCTSSIAQWAGVAALTQAGPDVERMKAVYDQRRRYMIDRLRELGFGIKVEPTGAFYVFANAKKYTGDSMQFTFDLLEKAGVGVAPGVDFGPGGEGYIRFSYANSIENIEEGMLRLEKYLGGLK is encoded by the coding sequence ATGAACGAATGCCGCATCAACCCATGCTGCCAGGACCTGAGCTCCTTCAAGGTCATGGACGTGCTGGAGCGGGCTTGCGCGCTGGAGAAGCAGGGCCGGGACATCGTGCACCTGCAGATCGGCGAGCCCGACTTCGACACGCCCGAGTGTGTCAAGGACGCCGCCTGCAAGGCCATCCGCGACGGGCGCTGCCAATATACCCATTCCCTGGGCATCATCGAACTGCGCGAGGCCATCTGCGCGCACTATCACGCCAAATACGGCGTCGAGGTTCATCCCGATCAGGTGCTTGTCACTTCGGGCACCTCGCCGTCCATGCTGCTGGCGTTTTCGCTCCTGCTCCAGCCCGGCGACCGGGTGCTGCTCTCGGACCCGAGCTATGCCTGCTATCCCAATTTCATCCGCTTCACCGGCGCGGTGGCGGATTTCGTGCCCGTGCGCGAAGAGGACGGCTTCCAGTTCCGCGTCGATCAGGTCAAGGCCCGCATGGCCGACGACGTGCGCGGCATTCTGGTCAATTCCCCGTCCAACCCCACCGGGACCCTGGTCAGCCCCGAGGTGTACTGCGGCCTGGCCGAACTCGGCGTGCCGCTCTTTTCCGACGAGATCTACCACGGGCTTGTCTATGAGGGGCAGGAGCATACGGCCCTTGAGTTCACGGACAACTGCTTTGTCTTCAACGGCTTTTCCAAGCTCTACGCCATGACCGGCTGGCGGCTCGGGTACGTCATCGCCCCCAAGGGCTACATGAAGCGGCTGCAGACCATGCAGCAGAATTTTTTCCTGTGCACCAGTTCCATTGCCCAGTGGGCCGGTGTGGCCGCCCTGACCCAGGCGGGGCCGGACGTAGAGCGCATGAAGGCCGTCTACGACCAGCGCCGCCGGTACATGATCGATCGCCTCAGGGAGCTGGGATTCGGCATCAAGGTCGAGCCCACGGGCGCATTCTACGTCTTTGCCAACGCGAAGAAATACACGGGCGACTCCATGCAGTTCACTTTCGACCTGCTGGAAAAGGCTGGTGTGGGTGTGGCTCCGGGCGTGGATTTCGGACCCGGCGGCGAGGGTTACATCCGTTTTTCCTACGCCAATTCCATCGAGAACATCGAAGAGGGCATGCTCCGTCTTGAAAAATATCTTGGAGGATTGAAATGA
- the higA gene encoding addiction module antidote protein, HigA family: MKNLIPDPIHPGEILLEDFMKPLAITQYALAKAISVPPRRINEIVHGKRAISADTALRLGRYFGVDPQSWMNLQSHYELEVAAQNLGEKLEREVNPRSAA; this comes from the coding sequence ATGAAAAACCTGATCCCAGACCCCATCCATCCCGGGGAAATTCTGCTGGAGGATTTCATGAAACCTCTGGCCATCACCCAATATGCCCTGGCCAAGGCCATCAGCGTTCCTCCTCGCCGCATCAATGAAATAGTGCACGGAAAAAGAGCCATCAGCGCGGACACGGCTCTAAGGCTCGGTCGCTATTTTGGAGTTGATCCGCAGTCGTGGATGAACCTGCAATCACACTATGAACTTGAAGTCGCGGCGCAAAATCTTGGTGAAAAACTGGAACGCGAAGTCAACCCGCGAAGCGCCGCCTGA
- a CDS encoding iron-sulfur cluster assembly scaffold protein — translation MGDDLDRIIKAMQNTINEDTRAAWGEEAYQRWVNPPNMGAMPDADGTAELKGSCGDSMAISLKFDGDRVCAASFETDGCGPSVVCGSLAAEMAVGKTAEELFDITDAMVLARAGQIPEDHHHCAFLAVSTLHEALGKYMRLALEEK, via the coding sequence ATGGGCGACGATCTGGACCGCATCATTAAGGCCATGCAGAACACTATAAACGAGGACACCAGGGCGGCCTGGGGCGAGGAAGCCTATCAGCGCTGGGTCAACCCTCCCAACATGGGAGCCATGCCCGACGCCGACGGCACGGCGGAGCTCAAGGGTTCCTGCGGCGACAGCATGGCCATCTCGCTCAAATTCGACGGGGACAGGGTCTGCGCGGCATCCTTTGAGACGGACGGCTGCGGCCCCAGCGTGGTCTGTGGATCCCTGGCGGCGGAGATGGCTGTGGGCAAAACCGCCGAAGAACTTTTCGACATCACCGACGCCATGGTCCTGGCCCGGGCCGGGCAGATCCCGGAGGACCACCATCACTGCGCCTTTCTGGCCGTCTCGACGCTGCACGAGGCACTCGGCAAATACATGCGCCTCGCCCTTGAGGAAAAATGA